The Oryctolagus cuniculus chromosome 5, mOryCun1.1, whole genome shotgun sequence genome includes a region encoding these proteins:
- the CLPSL1 gene encoding colipase-like protein 1, with protein sequence MCLRLLQLLLLCLFFLLTRGSFWKSTHSDLNINEICIQSSRCKSGCCRRAPEICESYCSRRGSEGHLCHTQMFSGLYNECPCQLNLTCVFPKNQKSFHIIYGRCQKMAKKKQTKKGFF encoded by the exons ATGTGTCTGCGGCTGttgcagctcctcctcctctgccttttcttcctcctcaccAGGGGCTCATTTTGGAAGTCAACACACAGCGATTTG AACATCAATGAGATCTGCATccagagcagcaggtgcaagAGCGGGTGCTGCCGCCGGGCGCCCGAAATCTGCGAGTCGTACTGCAGCAGGAGGGGGTCCGAGGGCCACCTGTGCCACACGCAG ATGTTCTCAGGCCTCTATAACGAGTGTCCCTGCCAGCTCAACCTGACTTGCGTGTTTCCGAAGAATCAGAAATCCTTTCACATCATCTACGGCCGTTGTCAGAAGATGGCAAAAAAGAAGCA
- the CLPSL2 gene encoding colipase-like protein 2 isoform X1: MASLPRPLGSLSVPRALPAKDLVTREPSPAWQTPLLSPQANRVRCSHHTECFSNCCLMELDTGGNFCAPKARLNNVCLPQTKGAFNLICPCRRGLNCIAKDTMCPRRCHII, translated from the exons ATGGCTTCTCTCCCTCGACCTCTGGGTTCTCTGTCGGTGCCCAGAGCCCTCCCGGCAAAAGACCTGGTGACTCGGGAGCCATCCCCAGCCTGGCAGACACCCCTCCTGTCCCCACAGGCAAATAGGGTCAGGTGCTCACACCACACCGAGTGTTTCAGCAACTGTTGCCTCATGGAATTGGACACTGGTGGGAACTTCTGTGCCCCCAAGGCCAGGCTCAACAACGTGTGCTTGCCCCAG ACCAAGGGAGCCTTCAACCTCATCTGCCCTTGCCGCCGGGGCTTGAATTGCATAGCCAAGGACACGATGTGTCCCCGACGGTGTCACATCATTTAG
- the CLPSL2 gene encoding colipase-like protein 2 isoform X2, translated as MATALVLLMNILLLCCGELSKSKKANRVRCSHHTECFSNCCLMELDTGGNFCAPKARLNNVCLPQTKGAFNLICPCRRGLNCIAKDTMCPRRCHII; from the exons ATGGCCACAGCCTTGGTGCTGCTGATGAacatcctgctactttgctgCGGAGAGCTCTCCAAGTCAAAAAAG GCAAATAGGGTCAGGTGCTCACACCACACCGAGTGTTTCAGCAACTGTTGCCTCATGGAATTGGACACTGGTGGGAACTTCTGTGCCCCCAAGGCCAGGCTCAACAACGTGTGCTTGCCCCAG ACCAAGGGAGCCTTCAACCTCATCTGCCCTTGCCGCCGGGGCTTGAATTGCATAGCCAAGGACACGATGTGTCCCCGACGGTGTCACATCATTTAG